Part of the Heptranchias perlo isolate sHepPer1 unplaced genomic scaffold, sHepPer1.hap1 HAP1_SCAFFOLD_115, whole genome shotgun sequence genome, GGGACTATGAAGCACTTCCATACAATACATCCTGACTGGACACAGACCACATCCGCAACTTACTGATAATAGGGCCTATATCGTGCCTGATCAGGGTGatgtggtccaggcagcggagccTGTGGAGGTGGGACTTGAATCCTTGGTGGAGGGGGACCTCTAGGAGCAGGCCAAACACCAATACCTGGACTGTGCCCTCCTGGCTGAGAAAATGGAGGACTAAGAGTTCCCTGGTCTTCTGTATACTGCGGCATTGAGGAGGCAGAataatggtggggagggggagtgtttaCAGGGGGACCAGTGTGCTGCGGAGGGGGAGGTCCATGGGGAGGATGGTTCATGTACGGTGGCATTTGAGCCAAGATGTGTCCCGGCGGTGGGTTGATTGGTggtggggctgcagacagtggcGGAGGCGGAGCCTGGTTATATACCATGTGAGGGTTGCCACCTGCCTGTGCCGGGTGCTGCATGGGGTGGTTtattggtggtggagggggaggtggcgGAGCATAGTGCTGCTGTGGAGGCAACAGGTGGTGTGGGTGAGACACCACAGGACTGTTCTGATATTCAGGATGATGATGAGGTGCAGCGGGCGGGGGCTCTCGACTGCCTGCACTTGAAGAGTCATCTTGAATAGGAACGGTGATCAAGTTGCTGTGTTTCCTTGTTGTCACAGTTGAAATTCGAAAGGTTTCCTGACTAACAGACCGAGGTGGTGGAGCGAGGGACATCTCGGAGGGCGGTGGACGAATGTCCTCATGCGTCTGGCTGTAGTGATCGTGTGACACATGCTGTAGAGGGGGTGGTGGCATCATGATGGCATGTTGTTTGGGAGCAAGATGAGAAATATGGTGCTTGTCTTGTGGCATCAAAAAGCGCTCAGGAATCTCTGCTGGAGGTGCCAT contains:
- the LOC137307900 gene encoding E3 ubiquitin-protein ligase Hakai-like isoform X1, which codes for MAEADKDLQGTDGSGSLGGVDVRRRIPIKLISKQSNRNRVSSRSQRSMSRNSSKSLPPDEEGFDYNEDESYECKGGEVFGSQRRFPLQFFWDFKINFLGEKDDTPIHFCDKCGLPIKIYGRMIPCKHVFCFNCASLQEKKGDKMCPGCSDPVQRIEQCLRGSLFMCSIVQGCKRTYLSQRDLQAHINHRHMRTGKAVIRSQPEPLHPAMAPPAEIPERFLMPQDKHHISHLAPKQHAIMMPPPPLQHVSHDHYSQTHEDIRPPPSEMSLAPPPRSVSQETFRISTVTTRKHSNLITVPIQDDSSSAGSREPPPAAPHHHPEYQNSPVVSHPHHLLPPQQHYAPPPPPPPPINHPMQHPAQAGGNPHMVYNQAPPPPLSAAPPPINPPPGHILAQMPPYMNHPPHGPPPPQHTGPPVNTPPPHHYSASSMPQYTEDQGTLSPPFSQPGGHSPGIGVWPAPRGPPPPRIQVPPPQAPLPGPHHPDQARYRPYYQ
- the LOC137307900 gene encoding E3 ubiquitin-protein ligase Hakai-like isoform X2: MSRNSSKSLPPDEEGFDYNEDESYECKGGEVFGSQRRFPLQFFWDFKINFLGEKDDTPIHFCDKCGLPIKIYGRMIPCKHVFCFNCASLQEKKGDKMCPGCSDPVQRIEQCLRGSLFMCSIVQGCKRTYLSQRDLQAHINHRHMRTGKAVIRSQPEPLHPAMAPPAEIPERFLMPQDKHHISHLAPKQHAIMMPPPPLQHVSHDHYSQTHEDIRPPPSEMSLAPPPRSVSQETFRISTVTTRKHSNLITVPIQDDSSSAGSREPPPAAPHHHPEYQNSPVVSHPHHLLPPQQHYAPPPPPPPPINHPMQHPAQAGGNPHMVYNQAPPPPLSAAPPPINPPPGHILAQMPPYMNHPPHGPPPPQHTGPPVNTPPPHHYSASSMPQYTEDQGTLSPPFSQPGGHSPGIGVWPAPRGPPPPRIQVPPPQAPLPGPHHPDQARYRPYYQ